From the Candidatus Peregrinibacteria bacterium genome, one window contains:
- a CDS encoding MarR family transcriptional regulator — protein MRFVNPLSEILGLSPRDFSIFRLLNSMGAMPASSIAVRLKMNRTTVFSALRRLIEKGLVYEIPKAGGKYFSAVAPREILRQAEDRVEEEKRRIPLLSALVEDLSREQGQFGDRPGVSFFEGENGVISLFQKTLSLGKKQEAFLTLEKIPTEILRYLMSEYISEKKRLGVMSRVLVPAGERSEKYRQLDGEGNRKTRFVPESAAFETEIILSDSYVALIDFHAPIGVLIESVSITTTLRSVFDLLWHSAKL, from the coding sequence ATGCGCTTCGTGAATCCACTTTCTGAAATTCTTGGGCTTTCTCCGCGCGACTTTTCCATTTTTCGCCTGCTTAATTCTATGGGTGCTATGCCGGCGAGTTCTATTGCGGTGCGCCTCAAAATGAATCGAACAACTGTATTTTCCGCGCTCCGCCGTCTTATTGAGAAAGGACTCGTGTATGAAATTCCCAAAGCGGGTGGAAAGTATTTTTCTGCGGTTGCTCCACGCGAAATCTTGCGTCAGGCAGAAGATCGGGTTGAGGAGGAAAAACGACGCATTCCACTTCTTTCTGCACTTGTGGAAGATCTTTCTCGTGAGCAGGGGCAATTTGGCGATCGTCCGGGAGTGTCGTTTTTTGAAGGAGAAAACGGTGTTATTTCGCTTTTTCAAAAGACACTTTCACTTGGAAAAAAACAGGAGGCATTTTTGACACTCGAAAAGATTCCCACGGAAATTCTTCGCTATCTTATGTCGGAGTACATTTCAGAGAAGAAGCGACTTGGAGTGATGAGTCGGGTGCTTGTTCCGGCAGGGGAGCGTTCGGAAAAATATCGTCAACTCGATGGAGAAGGAAACCGAAAAACTCGTTTTGTTCCCGAGAGTGCGGCATTTGAAACTGAGATTATTCTTTCAGATTCGTATGTAGCGCTTATCGATTTTCATGCGCCTATTGGCGTGCTCATTGAAAGCGTCTCCATTACCACCACACTCCGTTCGGTTTTCGATTTGCTTTGGCACTCCGCAAAATTATGA
- the truB gene encoding tRNA pseudouridine(55) synthase TruB, which yields MALRKIMTASGLLLLKKPAGISSFRALGIAKKKLGIKKAGHAGTLDSFAEGLLVSGIGEGTKALSHLLLSEKTYRTKIVFGVTSETLDPLSEYVFEKSLMEFSSESLQKAISNFSGEIMQIPPLFSALKVQGRRASDRVRQGEDIELAPRQVMVFETRLLESGVLSEGVFSGLPFAEVFLRVGSGFYVRSFARDLGEKLGTSALCMELCRESVGNFLLADAHFPEEVCMENLLPITSHFFTMPSIALSQEQAERFFLGNAVSFSSEMRHPECTVFLEKNWIGFGSLEQGILQPTRVVKIGA from the coding sequence TTGGCACTCCGCAAAATTATGACGGCTTCTGGACTTTTACTCCTCAAAAAACCAGCAGGCATTTCGAGTTTTCGGGCGCTTGGTATTGCCAAAAAAAAGTTAGGAATCAAAAAAGCAGGGCATGCCGGAACACTCGATAGTTTTGCCGAAGGGTTGCTTGTTTCTGGAATTGGCGAGGGAACCAAAGCGCTTTCGCACCTCTTGCTCTCGGAAAAAACATATAGAACAAAAATTGTGTTCGGTGTAACATCAGAAACACTCGATCCGCTTTCGGAATATGTTTTTGAAAAAAGCCTGATGGAATTTTCCTCGGAGAGCCTTCAAAAAGCGATTTCCAATTTTTCGGGAGAAATAATGCAAATCCCACCACTCTTTTCTGCTCTCAAAGTACAAGGGAGACGCGCATCAGATAGAGTTCGACAGGGAGAGGATATTGAGCTTGCCCCTCGACAGGTAATGGTGTTTGAGACGCGCCTCCTAGAGAGCGGAGTTCTTTCGGAAGGAGTATTTTCAGGACTTCCCTTTGCGGAGGTTTTTTTGCGCGTTGGCTCTGGATTTTATGTGCGGAGTTTTGCGCGAGATCTTGGGGAAAAACTCGGAACCTCTGCGCTTTGTATGGAGCTTTGCCGAGAATCGGTAGGAAACTTTCTATTAGCAGATGCGCATTTTCCAGAAGAAGTTTGTATGGAAAATCTTCTCCCCATTACTTCCCATTTTTTTACAATGCCATCCATTGCTCTTTCGCAAGAACAGGCAGAACGGTTTTTCTTGGGAAATGCTGTTTCTTTTTCATCTGAGATGAGGCATCCAGAATGCACTGTTTTTCTTGAAAAAAATTGGATTGGGTTTGGAAGTTTGGAGCAGGGAATTTTGCAACCAACACGAGTGGTGAAAATTGGGGCATAG
- the ruvC gene encoding crossover junction endodeoxyribonuclease RuvC yields the protein MKILGIDPGLATIGFALLEENKILDYGVFKTESGHPLADRLVQIGDDIRTLLAEFRPDCAFIEKLFFVQNVTNGMAVAHSRGVLLEALAREGIPTDEISPKDVKIAVCGYGNADKKQVQHAIARIFRLSELPRPDDAADAIAIAYAGYFLQKKILR from the coding sequence ATGAAAATTCTTGGTATTGATCCCGGCTTGGCAACTATTGGGTTTGCACTTCTCGAAGAAAACAAGATTCTTGATTATGGTGTTTTTAAAACAGAGTCAGGACATCCACTCGCAGATCGACTCGTGCAGATTGGTGATGATATTCGAACGCTTCTTGCAGAGTTTCGTCCAGATTGTGCTTTTATAGAAAAACTCTTTTTTGTGCAGAACGTCACAAATGGAATGGCAGTGGCACATAGTCGTGGTGTACTCCTCGAAGCATTGGCAAGAGAAGGAATTCCTACGGATGAAATTTCTCCCAAAGATGTAAAAATTGCTGTGTGCGGATATGGAAATGCCGATAAAAAACAGGTGCAACATGCGATTGCTCGTATCTTTCGCCTTTCTGAGCTTCCTCGTCCAGATGACGCGGCAGACGCTATTGCTATTGCGTATGCGGGATACTTTTTGCAGAAGAAGATCTTACGTTAA
- the ndk gene encoding nucleoside-diphosphate kinase: MERTLVLIKPDAIQRGLIGNIMNRFERKGLKLVAMKMLAVGDDILEEHYAHIADKPFFVGMRKFMKSTPIVAMCWEGKEGIEVVRLLCGSTNSRKADVGTIRGDLSMSIQYNIVHASDSPEAARDELNRFFKPEEFFLYQKDEYLHLYTEDEKGV; encoded by the coding sequence ATGGAACGAACTCTTGTCCTTATAAAACCAGATGCTATTCAACGCGGACTCATAGGAAATATTATGAATCGTTTTGAGCGAAAGGGTTTAAAACTTGTTGCCATGAAAATGCTTGCAGTAGGAGACGATATTCTCGAAGAGCATTATGCACATATTGCGGATAAGCCATTTTTTGTTGGTATGCGCAAATTCATGAAGAGTACACCTATTGTTGCTATGTGCTGGGAAGGAAAAGAGGGGATTGAAGTAGTTCGTTTGCTCTGTGGATCAACAAACTCAAGAAAAGCAGATGTTGGAACTATTCGTGGCGATCTTTCCATGAGTATTCAGTATAATATTGTTCATGCATCCGATTCTCCAGAGGCCGCCCGAGATGAACTCAATCGATTTTTTAAACCCGAAGAATTCTTTTTGTATCAGAAAGACGAGTATCTTCATCTTTATACGGAGGACGAAAAAGGAGTATAG
- a CDS encoding polysaccharide deacetylase family protein, which yields MSEWKISLGAENRQSDKYLYAVNTYTPDLHPQCNEDSDTNPKIETFTVAIEESSGIGILAKVSDTDNERLHWEIDFGDSASKSGDVTVGRKIQPVILEDQFWGCTDCSGRTLDACDIDSFLDNNGGDHCYSIQDPVGIEKCTSDETREIISVDITQGVNGAVGSCEADPRVPGTDEFKYTIMCNTPKELSATHTYQKSGTYIVTLTVTDLEKNKTIKTKSVTIGGDDDGGDDDGVPLAVSPTIQSVAVGETPQQLNISGGAGVENYVYVIDDAGGTGIGRNACTDGTNTCSFTKATTEGEFTMTVSDGGESIGVTIEVTADSDGGTACHLWENESDIKTGDIPDSFASPLDHDKKNTVTVDCQETSAKGSSGNDPNKSTHIVWETAWISKGGSDWTKSITLTGDKSLDSENGKKWFVGTANFSETFTKEELEEIQYIAVYQCDYNATDEKWEGSGNGTRACGCTNDECANSGLWTLQAFQKGARDESGDPAITITADPTSLNNSGNTVLKWNTENIGADWTCTASGGAWSGKKDPLGDTTGESVAVSETTTFTLTCVPPEGTQGVTGTLRVEVLTGADSLFSEWGVSTDQPFVGDMNGDGIPEVGVKRGSQWFFDFNNNGLWDDCSLDGCISNFGTVADKPIIGDWNGDGTDEIGVLRDKQWLLDMNGNGEWNGCITDKCVIDWGVEYDAVAVGDTNGDNIDEVGIKRRNSENTNDVWRFDTNNNGEWDGCSVDTCFSDWGIPFDTVFLGDWNGNGSDAMGLRQGSKWFLDFNNNGRWDGCETDKCYEEWGLSSDTPLVGDWNEDGADEIGAWQNGQWLFDLNGNGTWDGAPVLTALPLSQNISVGQTPQLVKAKSTSSHLTYQFSLDSGGTGLELASSCPQSGNSVASDTCAFSGSPTATGTAVLTIKAVRSDGTVEGFTAARLLVTSSQCSVDTDCSTGQVCQNGECTHSVSATGTEIQFLGFRSQNSYDPPPSDPSGRKLCGSQNDSAQIAFEWEHKSGVLPQKYHYRILNAVGDFLGFEIDVPETYIAVDAPQESGKYQAEITPFDSGNIAIGDAVRCGFEQVSSISPSCGSANGGNFPNSPTDNLCSAGALSWIDQSATDGTYNWQCVGTSTTVSCEATKLTLPPVDPPKTCSSGNSELKTIDFTGSALSQWKHEISYCDCDLSDVQISTARVAGSGQTPPSVTLKQNINFNSIAEGQCDRKEAFSGTSATGGAYTTYLSYCKAGGKLQIKHDVPAASNTDPQLHGTAEMTCESSPTGTCGSANGGNFPNSPTDNLCSAGALSWIDQSATDGTYNWQCVGTSTTVSCEATKLTLPPVDPPKTCSSGNSELKTIDFTGSALSQWKHEISYCDCDLSDVQISTARVAGSGQTPPSVTLKQNINFNSIAEGQCDRKEAFSGTFATGGAYTTYLSYCKVGGKLQIKHDVPAASNTNPQLHGTAEMTCGGGSVVSLSFDDGWISHYTTALPLLQEAGFKGTFYIITNAISSLSNLNFVENADFSNLNSQTGFSGWVPQHFGSLTANLSSAPDRLGATTGYSAKVEVVNPSGNTNRWAGFVPQTGVLLSDYVSQDGGNLVAPDFDIRVWYKSTVPVKIYAQYDSTDNSKDHIEVIKNLDPTTDWSMGTAWFRASSADISDNSMTVKVFAGIGDAGTLFVDDIFVTRSTFYVNPSQILEIQNAGHEIGSHTKTHPDLTLISDAKANEEITDSRNALVSIGVPHPDTFAYPFGSKNDGVKQKVQSAGYLSARGVDRGENPSQKPIDLYNLQVQQVDRETSLEQVKTWIDNAATSGKWLILMFHDINDATPASGTWDSATDYHYYGSTPSALREILQYLKQKNTSVKTILEMTQNISAS from the coding sequence ATGAGCGAATGGAAAATTTCTCTCGGAGCAGAAAATAGACAGAGCGATAAGTATTTGTATGCCGTTAATACTTATACTCCAGATCTGCATCCACAATGTAATGAAGATAGTGATACGAATCCAAAAATAGAGACTTTTACTGTTGCAATAGAAGAATCCTCTGGGATAGGGATTCTTGCAAAAGTGAGTGATACCGATAATGAGAGGCTCCATTGGGAAATCGATTTTGGAGACTCAGCTTCTAAGTCTGGTGATGTTACTGTTGGAAGAAAAATCCAGCCAGTCATTTTGGAAGATCAGTTTTGGGGATGTACGGACTGTTCAGGACGTACCCTTGATGCATGTGATATTGATTCCTTCTTGGACAATAATGGCGGTGATCATTGTTATAGTATCCAAGATCCTGTTGGAATTGAGAAGTGTACTTCTGATGAAACAAGAGAGATTATTAGTGTTGATATAACACAAGGTGTTAATGGTGCGGTGGGTAGCTGTGAAGCAGATCCTCGGGTTCCAGGGACGGATGAATTTAAATATACGATCATGTGTAATACACCGAAGGAATTGTCTGCTACTCATACCTATCAAAAATCGGGAACATATATTGTTACGCTTACGGTAACAGATTTAGAAAAGAATAAGACTATCAAAACGAAGAGTGTGACAATTGGCGGCGATGATGATGGCGGAGACGATGATGGAGTCCCCCTCGCTGTTTCTCCTACAATTCAATCCGTTGCCGTAGGTGAAACACCACAACAACTCAATATTTCTGGAGGAGCTGGAGTAGAGAATTACGTGTATGTTATTGATGATGCTGGGGGAACGGGTATTGGTCGAAACGCTTGTACTGACGGAACGAATACATGTTCTTTTACAAAAGCAACTACCGAAGGCGAATTCACAATGACTGTTTCTGATGGAGGTGAATCGATTGGTGTGACTATTGAAGTTACTGCGGATTCAGATGGTGGCACAGCATGTCACCTTTGGGAAAACGAGAGTGATATTAAAACTGGTGATATTCCCGATTCTTTTGCTTCTCCTCTTGATCACGACAAAAAAAATACCGTTACTGTGGATTGTCAAGAAACAAGTGCGAAAGGATCTTCGGGAAATGATCCCAACAAAAGCACACATATTGTTTGGGAAACGGCATGGATATCAAAAGGAGGAAGTGATTGGACAAAAAGCATTACACTCACCGGAGATAAGAGCCTTGACTCTGAAAATGGAAAAAAATGGTTTGTTGGTACTGCCAATTTTTCAGAAACCTTTACAAAGGAAGAGCTTGAAGAAATTCAATATATCGCTGTCTATCAATGTGATTACAATGCTACTGATGAAAAATGGGAGGGGAGTGGTAATGGGACAAGAGCCTGCGGATGCACAAATGATGAGTGTGCAAACAGTGGATTGTGGACACTCCAAGCATTTCAAAAAGGGGCAAGAGATGAATCAGGAGATCCTGCGATAACTATTACGGCAGATCCGACTTCTTTAAATAATTCTGGGAATACAGTGCTCAAATGGAATACAGAAAATATTGGTGCTGATTGGACATGCACAGCATCTGGAGGGGCATGGAGTGGCAAAAAAGATCCCCTCGGAGATACGACAGGAGAAAGCGTAGCGGTGAGCGAAACCACTACTTTTACCTTGACTTGTGTCCCTCCAGAAGGAACACAGGGGGTTACCGGAACTCTTCGTGTTGAGGTTTTAACAGGAGCAGATTCCCTTTTTTCTGAGTGGGGTGTTTCTACAGATCAGCCGTTTGTTGGGGACATGAACGGTGATGGTATTCCTGAAGTTGGAGTAAAACGTGGTTCTCAATGGTTTTTTGACTTCAACAATAATGGACTTTGGGATGATTGTTCATTGGATGGATGTATTTCAAATTTCGGAACCGTTGCAGATAAACCAATTATTGGAGATTGGAACGGAGACGGAACCGATGAAATTGGAGTTTTGCGAGATAAGCAATGGCTTCTAGATATGAATGGAAATGGGGAGTGGAACGGATGTATAACAGACAAGTGTGTAATTGATTGGGGAGTAGAATATGACGCGGTTGCGGTTGGCGACACAAATGGAGATAACATTGATGAAGTTGGAATAAAACGACGGAATAGTGAAAATACAAATGACGTATGGCGTTTTGATACGAATAATAATGGAGAATGGGACGGGTGCAGTGTTGATACGTGTTTTTCAGATTGGGGGATTCCTTTTGATACAGTATTTTTGGGGGATTGGAACGGAAACGGTTCTGACGCTATGGGGTTGAGACAAGGATCAAAATGGTTTTTGGATTTCAACAATAATGGACGCTGGGATGGATGTGAAACCGATAAATGTTATGAAGAATGGGGACTATCAAGCGATACTCCTCTCGTAGGAGATTGGAACGAAGATGGAGCTGACGAAATTGGTGCATGGCAAAATGGACAATGGCTCTTTGATCTCAACGGGAATGGAACTTGGGATGGTGCCCCTGTTCTTACTGCCCTTCCATTGTCTCAAAACATTTCTGTTGGACAAACACCTCAATTAGTAAAAGCAAAAAGTACTTCTTCTCATCTTACTTATCAGTTTTCCTTAGATAGTGGAGGAACGGGGTTGGAGCTTGCGAGTTCTTGTCCACAATCGGGGAATTCTGTTGCAAGTGATACCTGTGCTTTTTCTGGTTCGCCAACAGCAACAGGAACAGCAGTGCTTACCATAAAAGCAGTTCGGAGCGATGGTACAGTGGAGGGATTCACAGCAGCGCGTCTTTTGGTTACTTCTTCTCAGTGCTCGGTTGATACTGATTGTTCTACTGGACAGGTGTGTCAAAATGGAGAATGCACACATTCTGTTTCTGCAACAGGAACAGAAATTCAATTCCTCGGCTTTCGGAGTCAAAATTCCTACGATCCTCCTCCCTCCGACCCTTCAGGTCGAAAGTTGTGTGGATCTCAGAACGATAGCGCTCAGATTGCTTTTGAATGGGAGCACAAAAGTGGAGTTCTTCCTCAAAAATATCACTATCGTATTTTAAATGCTGTTGGTGATTTTCTTGGTTTTGAAATAGATGTTCCCGAAACATATATTGCCGTTGATGCTCCGCAGGAGAGTGGAAAATATCAAGCAGAAATTACTCCATTCGATTCGGGAAATATCGCTATTGGAGATGCAGTGCGTTGTGGTTTTGAACAGGTTTCTTCCATTTCTCCTTCTTGTGGCTCCGCCAATGGAGGAAATTTTCCCAACTCTCCTACAGATAATCTCTGTTCAGCAGGAGCACTCTCTTGGATAGATCAGAGCGCTACTGATGGAACATATAATTGGCAATGCGTTGGAACAAGTACCACTGTTTCTTGCGAGGCAACTAAGCTCACACTTCCACCGGTCGATCCTCCAAAAACCTGTTCTTCTGGGAATAGTGAACTGAAAACTATTGATTTTACCGGAAGTGCCCTCAGTCAATGGAAACATGAAATAAGCTATTGCGATTGTGACCTTAGTGATGTTCAAATTTCTACTGCTCGTGTTGCTGGATCAGGACAAACTCCTCCCTCAGTAACACTCAAACAGAATATTAATTTTAATTCCATTGCCGAAGGACAATGTGATCGAAAAGAAGCCTTCAGTGGAACATCTGCAACCGGAGGCGCATACACTACTTACCTCAGCTATTGTAAAGCTGGAGGAAAACTCCAAATTAAACACGATGTTCCTGCGGCATCAAACACTGATCCGCAATTGCACGGAACGGCGGAAATGACATGTGAGAGCTCTCCCACTGGAACTTGTGGCTCCGCCAATGGAGGAAATTTTCCCAACTCTCCTACAGATAATCTCTGTTCAGCAGGAGCACTCTCTTGGATAGATCAGAGCGCTACTGATGGAACATATAATTGGCAATGCGTTGGAACAAGTACCACTGTTTCTTGCGAGGCAACTAAGCTCACACTTCCACCGGTCGATCCTCCAAAAACCTGTTCTTCTGGGAATAGTGAACTGAAAACTATTGATTTTACCGGAAGTGCCCTCAGCCAATGGAAACATGAAATAAGCTATTGCGATTGTGACCTTAGTGATGTTCAAATTTCTACTGCTCGTGTTGCTGGATCAGGACAAACTCCTCCCTCAGTAACACTCAAACAGAATATTAATTTTAATTCCATTGCCGAAGGACAATGTGATCGAAAAGAAGCCTTCAGTGGAACATTTGCAACCGGAGGCGCATACACTACTTACCTCAGCTATTGTAAAGTTGGAGGAAAACTCCAAATTAAACACGATGTTCCTGCGGCATCAAACACTAATCCGCAATTGCACGGAACGGCGGAAATGACATGTGGCGGTGGATCAGTTGTTTCTTTGTCTTTTGACGATGGATGGATATCTCACTATACAACAGCACTTCCTCTCCTTCAGGAAGCGGGATTTAAGGGGACATTTTATATTATTACCAATGCCATTTCTTCTCTTAGTAATTTAAACTTTGTAGAAAATGCCGATTTCTCTAATCTTAATTCCCAAACCGGTTTCTCCGGATGGGTTCCTCAACATTTTGGTTCTCTAACAGCAAATCTTTCTTCTGCTCCCGATCGATTGGGAGCAACAACAGGGTATTCGGCAAAAGTTGAAGTAGTAAATCCCTCTGGAAATACAAATAGATGGGCCGGCTTTGTTCCCCAGACAGGAGTCTTGCTCTCGGATTATGTTTCGCAGGATGGAGGGAATCTTGTTGCACCAGATTTTGATATCCGAGTCTGGTACAAGTCTACGGTTCCCGTAAAAATATACGCTCAATACGATAGTACAGATAACAGCAAGGATCATATTGAAGTTATTAAAAATCTTGATCCGACGACAGATTGGAGTATGGGTACTGCTTGGTTTCGGGCTTCAAGCGCAGACATTTCCGATAATAGTATGACCGTTAAAGTATTTGCGGGAATTGGCGATGCGGGAACGCTCTTTGTCGATGATATTTTTGTCACTCGATCAACATTCTATGTGAATCCTTCGCAGATTTTGGAGATACAAAATGCAGGACACGAGATTGGATCACACACCAAGACACATCCAGATCTTACCCTTATTTCAGATGCTAAAGCCAATGAGGAGATTACTGACTCTCGAAATGCACTTGTGAGTATTGGGGTTCCCCATCCAGATACATTTGCATATCCGTTTGGATCAAAAAATGATGGAGTAAAACAAAAAGTGCAGAGCGCTGGATATCTTTCCGCAAGAGGGGTAGATAGAGGGGAAAATCCTTCTCAAAAACCAATTGATCTCTATAATCTTCAGGTGCAACAGGTTGACCGAGAAACGTCTCTTGAACAGGTCAAAACTTGGATTGATAATGCTGCTACTTCAGGAAAATGGCTCATCCTCATGTTCCATGATATTAATGATGCTACACCTGCCTCTGGAACATGGGATTCAGCTACGGATTATCACTATTACGGATCTACCCCTTCTGCTCTTCGAGAAATTCTTCAGTACCTGAAGCAAAAAAATACCTCAGTAAAAACAATTCTCGAAATGACGCAGAATATTTCGGCTTCGTAA
- the rplI gene encoding 50S ribosomal protein L9, whose protein sequence is MNIVLTQDVRHVGYAGEIVSVAAGYARNFLIPKGFAAIANIKDVRHAEEIRKNRVRKHEEVLMNIEKITEELKNAEITLTGKTSSGGKLFGGIGESDIAEAIKEQKKIEIDKRFISFPNGHIKTTGSHEVKILLGAGKEIPINITVKAE, encoded by the coding sequence ATGAACATTGTTCTCACTCAAGACGTTCGTCATGTCGGATATGCTGGAGAGATTGTTTCGGTTGCCGCAGGATACGCACGAAATTTTTTGATTCCCAAAGGATTTGCTGCCATTGCGAATATAAAAGATGTAAGACATGCGGAAGAGATTCGAAAAAATCGTGTTCGAAAGCACGAAGAAGTTCTCATGAATATTGAAAAAATTACAGAAGAGCTTAAAAACGCAGAAATTACTCTTACCGGAAAAACCTCTTCTGGAGGAAAACTCTTTGGAGGAATTGGGGAATCTGACATTGCAGAAGCGATTAAAGAACAGAAAAAGATTGAAATTGACAAGCGCTTCATCTCATTCCCCAACGGACACATCAAGACAACAGGATCACACGAGGTGAAAATCTTGCTTGGTGCGGGTAAGGAAATTCCTATCAATATTACCGTTAAGGCAGAATAG
- the secG gene encoding preprotein translocase subunit SecG codes for MGSFLVGLQVALSMLLSLVILVQNRGTGLGSLAGGGGGSFQAERRGAEKLLHRLTVVLGFAFCLNVLLIHIFSDL; via the coding sequence ATGGGCTCTTTTCTTGTTGGTCTACAGGTCGCACTCTCCATGCTCTTATCACTCGTTATTCTCGTACAAAACCGTGGAACAGGTCTTGGCTCCCTTGCTGGAGGGGGTGGAGGAAGTTTTCAGGCAGAACGTCGTGGTGCAGAAAAGCTCCTTCATCGTCTTACAGTTGTTTTAGGATTTGCCTTCTGTCTCAATGTTCTTCTAATTCACATTTTCTCAGATCTCTAA
- a CDS encoding sortase, translating into MDETPLYPQEIWKKIPNKDRSDVAPSSQSEFLSELHREQNPHPLVLHIPEKTVVRYRLSRKLDSTVFLENHEKERSEPFESKDIVSEFHIPQNERAENPLHHQKSTTSPFQENASSLQKSSHVPVSLSQKLTAQSSFSSPLSLSCQEVKCVYGKISKKEDIPATPSERKETVTASPEAVSLPEEVSPPLRSIPHQAIPYVLQKEKEDIPATPSERKETVIASPEAVSLPEEVSPPLRSIPHQAIPYALRKENARLTSSVTNISSSSLQSVPEGRVTPSIILLAREKVSALGTRTANSASIPSHQASKASPFFHGAPQQISTTEKIVSVVETKISTSSPLSDSEKRKAVLKKSDSTSLLLEAPVLTNDKKVSESISLSSQKKIHSTSSQKSVEVSPHQISIVASRLRSPIVSDHKKKKSRSTSSAGFLRELVRFSVTSAVIFLLSFGAMNYPALQQLISARLDPRSMVEKQIALQNVVQKNILPVPTLPVAGFQRENRKSFPPLNIAVGPLENRIVIPKIGKNIPIVEVGPESLIDGDWKQLEKDIQEGLRDGVVHYPGTANPGQLGNVFITGHSSYYPWDSGKFKDVFALLHDLDAGDEFTIFWNQDVYHYRIYERKVVTPQETEVLHQPSDKRIATLMTCTPVGTAKNRLVLVAEEI; encoded by the coding sequence GTGGACGAAACTCCTCTCTATCCGCAAGAAATTTGGAAAAAAATACCCAATAAAGATCGGAGTGATGTCGCTCCATCTTCTCAATCTGAGTTTTTGTCTGAATTACATAGAGAGCAGAATCCTCATCCTCTCGTGCTTCATATTCCAGAAAAAACAGTTGTGCGCTATCGTCTCTCTCGAAAATTAGATAGTACGGTTTTTCTTGAAAACCATGAAAAAGAGAGGAGTGAGCCTTTCGAATCGAAAGACATTGTTTCTGAGTTTCACATTCCTCAAAACGAGCGTGCAGAAAATCCATTGCATCATCAAAAATCCACCACCTCTCCTTTTCAGGAAAATGCTTCTTCTCTTCAAAAGAGTTCCCATGTCCCTGTTTCTCTTTCTCAAAAACTTACCGCGCAATCTTCTTTCTCCTCTCCACTTTCACTCTCTTGTCAGGAAGTAAAATGTGTTTACGGAAAAATATCTAAAAAAGAAGATATTCCTGCCACTCCTTCTGAACGAAAGGAAACAGTAACAGCCTCTCCAGAAGCCGTTTCGCTTCCCGAAGAAGTTTCTCCTCCTTTGCGGAGTATTCCTCATCAAGCTATTCCTTACGTGTTACAGAAGGAAAAAGAAGATATTCCTGCCACTCCTTCTGAACGAAAGGAAACAGTAATAGCCTCTCCAGAAGCCGTTTCGCTTCCCGAAGAAGTTTCTCCTCCTTTGCGGAGTATTCCTCATCAAGCTATTCCTTACGCATTACGAAAGGAAAATGCGCGTCTCACCTCTTCTGTTACTAATATTTCGTCTTCTTCACTTCAAAGTGTTCCCGAAGGAAGAGTAACACCGTCCATTATTCTTCTTGCTCGAGAAAAGGTGTCTGCTCTGGGGACTCGCACCGCTAATTCTGCTTCTATTCCCTCTCATCAAGCTTCAAAAGCATCTCCTTTTTTTCATGGCGCTCCTCAGCAAATTTCTACTACAGAAAAAATTGTTTCTGTAGTAGAGACAAAAATTTCGACATCTTCTCCTCTCTCTGATTCGGAAAAAAGAAAGGCTGTTCTCAAAAAATCCGATTCAACCTCTCTTCTTTTGGAGGCACCCGTCTTAACAAATGACAAGAAAGTATCAGAGTCTATCTCCTTGTCTTCGCAGAAAAAAATCCATTCCACCTCTTCCCAAAAATCGGTCGAAGTATCACCGCACCAAATTTCAATTGTTGCATCTCGATTGCGATCTCCCATTGTTTCTGATCACAAAAAGAAGAAGAGTCGTTCCACTTCGTCTGCTGGATTTTTACGAGAACTGGTGCGTTTTTCTGTAACGAGTGCTGTTATTTTTCTCCTCTCGTTTGGCGCAATGAACTATCCTGCGCTTCAGCAGCTCATTTCTGCACGTCTCGATCCGCGTTCCATGGTGGAAAAGCAAATCGCTCTTCAGAATGTTGTCCAAAAGAATATCCTCCCTGTCCCCACTCTTCCTGTTGCTGGATTCCAACGCGAAAATCGAAAGAGCTTTCCGCCTCTTAATATTGCTGTAGGACCACTTGAAAATCGAATTGTTATTCCAAAAATTGGAAAAAATATTCCCATTGTTGAAGTGGGACCAGAATCTCTTATTGATGGTGACTGGAAACAACTTGAAAAAGATATTCAAGAAGGACTTCGGGATGGAGTGGTGCATTATCCAGGAACTGCTAATCCAGGACAACTGGGAAATGTTTTTATTACTGGTCATAGTTCCTACTACCCATGGGATTCTGGGAAATTTAAGGATGTCTTTGCACTTTTGCACGATCTTGATGCAGGAGATGAATTCACCATATTTTGGAATCAGGATGTATATCACTATCGCATTTACGAACGAAAAGTGGTGACTCCACAAGAAACAGAAGTACTTCATCAGCCTTCCGATAAGCGAATTGCTACTCTTATGACATGTACTCCCGTTGGAACTGCAAAAAATCGACTCGTTCTTGTGGCAGAAGAGATCTAA